From a single Fuerstiella sp. genomic region:
- a CDS encoding transporter substrate-binding protein has product MLLVRRSSLVVALGFVLFCCGCGDSGGDSSPAAATSEESAATATDSASSAQPESNGSAVAAARVTDDPIEAAYFGVYVWKAAVEKAGSFDIDKVREAAYGLEFDAPGGRKRIHDSNHHTYKPVYIGEILRDGQFKIVKEFNDGGLVEPDAYSSYLHPDGDVPSPTGGPVDGAEYPQPDVTDDSVKVGILHSLSGTMAISETSLKDVVSYAVDEINNSGGVLGRQIDLVIEDPASDWDLFAEKARKMITEDGVAVVFGCWTSVSRKSVLPVFEEYNHLLFYPVQYEGEELSLNVFYTAAPPNQQLVPAAQYMLDDGVKKFYLLGTDYVFPRTANKVLKAFLLAQGVPETNIIEEYTPFHHQDYQTIVQKVKDFAASGDACVLSTINGDSNVPFYKEFANQGLTSADCPIMAFSVAEDELRAMDVPPLVGHLACWNYFQSIASTENTAFVEGFQAYCQANGLK; this is encoded by the coding sequence ATGTTGTTAGTTCGCAGATCATCGCTTGTGGTTGCCCTGGGGTTTGTTTTGTTCTGTTGTGGCTGTGGAGACAGCGGCGGAGACTCTTCGCCGGCTGCAGCCACTTCCGAGGAATCTGCTGCAACAGCAACAGACAGTGCGTCTTCAGCTCAGCCTGAAAGTAACGGTTCCGCCGTAGCGGCCGCACGTGTGACAGACGATCCGATCGAAGCAGCCTATTTCGGTGTGTATGTTTGGAAGGCAGCGGTTGAAAAGGCTGGTTCATTTGATATCGACAAGGTGCGTGAAGCTGCGTACGGACTGGAATTCGATGCTCCTGGTGGCAGAAAGCGGATCCATGATTCCAACCACCACACTTACAAGCCGGTTTATATCGGCGAGATTCTGCGAGACGGGCAGTTCAAAATTGTTAAGGAGTTTAATGACGGTGGACTCGTTGAACCCGACGCATATTCCTCTTATCTGCATCCCGACGGAGACGTCCCCAGTCCAACAGGTGGTCCGGTAGACGGCGCAGAATATCCACAGCCGGATGTAACAGATGACAGTGTAAAGGTTGGGATCCTGCATTCACTCAGTGGGACAATGGCGATCTCTGAAACCTCACTGAAAGATGTGGTTTCGTATGCGGTCGATGAAATTAACAATTCCGGGGGCGTGTTGGGCCGTCAAATTGATCTTGTGATCGAAGACCCGGCCAGTGACTGGGATCTGTTCGCCGAAAAAGCTCGCAAGATGATCACTGAGGATGGCGTAGCCGTTGTCTTCGGGTGTTGGACTTCAGTCAGTCGGAAATCCGTACTGCCGGTATTCGAAGAGTACAACCATCTTTTGTTCTATCCTGTTCAGTATGAAGGCGAAGAGCTCTCCTTGAACGTCTTTTACACCGCTGCGCCACCAAACCAGCAACTTGTACCGGCCGCTCAGTACATGCTTGATGATGGCGTCAAGAAATTCTATCTGCTGGGAACTGACTACGTATTCCCCAGAACAGCAAACAAGGTGCTCAAGGCCTTTCTGCTGGCACAGGGGGTCCCGGAAACAAACATCATTGAAGAATACACTCCGTTCCATCATCAGGACTATCAAACCATCGTTCAGAAGGTTAAAGACTTTGCTGCGAGTGGTGATGCATGCGTGCTGTCCACAATCAACGGGGACAGCAACGTTCCGTTCTATAAGGAATTTGCTAATCAGGGACTTACCTCAGCCGACTGCCCTATCATGGCGTTTTCTGTGGCTGAGGATGAATTGCGAGCAATGGACGTACCACCTCTGGTAGGTCATCTCGCGTGCTGGAACTATTTCCAGAGTATCGCTTCCACTGAAAACACCGCCTTTGTGGAAGGATTTCAGGCGTACTGTCAGGCAAACGGACTTAAATAG